The genomic region TTTTGGCGCACTAACCTTTTGGCGAAGCTTAGTGATTTATAGCTTTATCTTCTACTTATTAGCCGCCTACTGTCTCATTATACTCCCCTTACCACCAAAATCAGTCGTCGCTCATTTGACGACCCCGCGTTATAACCTAGTGCCGTTCACTTTTGTCCGCGAATTTATTAACACGACACACTGGGTTTGGAATCAACCGGCAACCTATCTCGCAACGCTTAAACAAGCGGCGACGATTCAACCGCTCTTTAATATCGTTTTAACCATCCCCTTTGGTGTTTACCTTCGTTACTTCTTCCGGACATCATTCAAACAGACCCTATTATTAAGTTTTGGCCTCACATTATTCTTCGAATTAACCCAGCTGTCAGGACTCTATGGTATTTACCCCCGACCATATCGGTTATTCGATGTTGATGATCTACTGCTAAACACGAGTGGCGGACTCATCGGCTTCGGCTTAGCACCCTTATTAACCTATTTCTTGCCGACTCGTGATGCACTTGATCAAGCGGCTTACATCAACGGCCAAAAAGTTGGTTATCTCCGTCGCTTATTAGCACTGGGAATCGATTATTGTCTCTTAACACTGATTGGCATAATTGTTACAGCGATTTGGCGTTTATTAAAACTACCTACTTTTGGCAATGATGTTTTCTACTATTGTTTAGAAAACGGACTCTACTTCGTCTTACTGCCCGTCCTCTGGCGGGGGCAGACACCTGGTAAAGCGCTCTTGAGGTTAAAAATCACCGCCGAAAATGCCATTGCTTGGCGGATATTCAGTCGCCAATTTTTACTGTTCTTTATCATCCTACCTAGTTTCCAATTATGGCGGATCACCATCGATGCCTTGGTTGCTAGCGGCCAAACGCATTTAGATATCTACCTTCTACTAGGCGGTCTGGCTGCCTTACCACCCGTCTTATTCACGGGTAACTTCCTATTATCGTGGCTTTTCAAAAAGCCGCAACTCTTTTATGAGAAGTTAACCAAGACCCAAGAAATGAGTTTGGTTCAACCGCAAGGAGAGCATCCCTTAAAAAATAATTAAAAACACCGCTTAATTCTAAAGGTCTAGCAAATTAAGATACTTTCCCTGTTAAATTAGCTATAATGAAAGTATCTTATATCTGAGAAAGGATTTACGATTATGTTTAATAAACTCAAATACATTCTCCCAATCGTCATGACGGCTATTTTAGGCCTCAGCGCCCACAGCGTTTTTGCCGACAGTAATACTTGGGATAAACCAGTCGCAACACTCGGAACAAGTCTTTCAAGTACGCAAAAATCAGAAACCCTCTCAACGCTTCAAAACGCCGCTAACATCACCGATTCTGATGAATTAACAGTCACCGGTTCAACCCTCGTTAAATATCTCGATCAAAATCAACAAACTTTTAACGCGAATTCCAACGTCTATTCTAGTGCGTTGATTCAAAAGAATAATAGCAATACCGGTATTAACGTTAAGATTGTCGATTTTAACGGCAGCAACAATATCACAACAATTACCGCGAACCAATATAAAAATGCGGCATTAACCGCAGGCGTCACTAACGCGACGATCTACGTTACTTCCGCCGTACCAATTGATGGTTCTGGTGCGCTCGCTGGCGTTTACGCCGCTTTCGCGGAAAATGGTGAAACCTTAAATCAATCACAAGTCACCGCCGCTCAAGACGAAATGAGCACCCTCAGTGATATTACCCAGGCTAACAAAGGCACTGACGGCTATACTGATTCACAACTTAACAACGCCGTAACAGGTGCTAAAAAAGACATGGCTAACAAGGGTGATAACCTAACCGTTAACCAAATTACCAACATCGTTAATAATCAATTAGAACAAAATAACCTCACAACAATCATCAATAATAACCAAAAGACACAAATCATTAACTTACTCGTTAAAATTCAAGATTCTGGTGCGCTTAAATCAGATGATTTTAAGAACCAAGCCGGTAAATTAATGGATAACATTCAAAGTAATGCTAAGAATGTCTTCGACAAATTAAACACTGAAAGTAACCGTAACTTCATTCAAAAATTATTCGATAGTATTGGCAACTTCTTTAAAAACCTATTTGGATAATGATTAATACCACACAAAAACGCCTGACGAACTTAATTCGTCAGGCGTTTTTTGATTGTTTATTTAGTGGTTGCTTTTACGGCAACTGTATCAGCTTGGACTGATTGGCCCATATTATTGAACTTCATGTAAGCAACTGCTGGCATGTTCGTAATAATCACCATCATCGCTGTTTGCTTACCAGCTGCAACGATTTGATCAAGATCAACGGTTGCCAGTAAGTCACCATGCTTGATTGTTTGGCCTTCTTCAACAGCGACTTCAAAAGGTGCACCGTTCAATTCAACCGTATCAATCCCCATGTGGACTAAGACTTCCAAACCATTAGTCGTCTTAATACCAATCGCATGCTTCGTTGGGAAAATCGTCATGATTGTCCCATCAACTGGTGCGACAATCTTACCATCAGTTGGCACGACTGCGTAGCCGTCACCTAACATCTTTTGTGCAAAAGTTGGATCATCAACATTTTCAATATCAATCAATTCACCGTTTGCAACTGCGTAAAAGACATCTGTCTCACCTGAGTTAATATCACTATCAACAGGGGCTTCAACTGGTGCAGCAGCTGGTTCTGATGCGCTGGTTGCGATTGGTGTGTTGTGGTTATAAAGTTCTTTCAAGGCATCCGCCACAAATTGAACTTCTGTCCCGATAATAATTTGAATATTGGTTTTGTCTAAGACGTTAATCCCAGCGGCACCAGCTGCCTTGATAGCAGGTTGGTTAACGTTGGCTGTATCTTCTAATTGTAGACGCAAACGGGTCGTACAGTTATCGATTACTTTAATATTGTCTTTACCACCGATTGCAGCGTAGATCCGTTTTGCTTGAATCATGAATTTATCATCAGTAGCATCTGTTTCGACACCGGCAGTATCTTCATCAACAGCATCATCTGCTTCGCGACCCGGTGTCATCAAGTTGAATTTCTTGATGGCAAAGTTGAAACCGAAGTAGTAAATAACTGCCATGACTAAGCCTTCAACCAATAACATCAATGGTTGGCAACTGGATTTTTTAAACTTAAAACATAATCGACTAAACCAGCACTAAATGCGAAACCGGCTGTCCAGTGGAAGAAAGCAGCGACGGCTAATGAAATCCCTGTGAAAGCTGCATGCAAGACATAAAGTGGCCATGCGACAAACATGAATGAGAATTCAAGTGGTTCTGTCACACCTGTAAAGAATGACGCAAAACCAGCAGCTAACATCAATGAAGCTGTTGCTTTACGACGTTCTGGGCGAGCGTTCTTGTAAATTGCGTAGGCCCCAGCGGGTAACCCAAACATCATGACTGGGAAGAAACCAGCTTGGTACATCCCTGTCTTACCAATCACGGCTGTTCCGTTAGCAAGTGATTTCGCACCGCCCAAGAAGTTACCGATATCGTTAATGTTAGCAACATCAAACCAGAACACTGAGTTCAAGGCGTGATGTAAACCAGTTGGAATCAATAAACGGTTGAAGAAACCGTATAGACCGGCACCAACCCAGCCAAGTTTTGAAATTGCTTCACCAAATGATACTAAAACAGTAAAGACAGCTGGCCAAACAAAGTACAAGATTGCTGAAACAACCATCATTGCTGTTGCGGCCATAATTGGCACCAAACGTTTCCCACTAAAGAAGGAAAGCGCCATTGGCAACTTCACGTTGTGGAAACGATTGTACATTGCAGCTGCAATTAAACCGGCGATAATCCCGATTAAAACATTACCTTCGATTTTACCAAAGGCTGGATTCACCTTAGCGATATCTGATAAACCTTGCATCGCTTGAATTGAGGCAGGTGCTAAAATTGTCTTAGGGACTAAGAAAGCGACTAAACCAGCAAGTGCGGCTGCCCCATCCTGATCCTTAGACATCCCTAGGGCTAGACCAACGGCAAATAATAATGGCAAGTTGTTTAAAATTGCGCCGCCACCAGCTGCTAGGAAAATTGTAAAGACGTTTGCATTTGAATCGCCATTGCCAACCCAGTTAGCAATCCCCATCAAAATTGCGGCTGCTGGTAATACGGCAACAGGCAACATTAATGAACGACCCATTCGTTGTAAGTAATTCTTCATAAGGTGTTCTCCATTCATTCATTTATTTCGTTAACAATATTAAATCATTAATGCAAACGATAAGCAAGCGCTTAATAGTTGGTATAGACCTTTAAGGCCAAGGAATAAAGCGGTTTCTTAATTCAAAAATATTTTGGTCTATACCGTATAACGGCATTAATTATTACCTTAAAATTAAAACGGTTGCAAAAATAATGATTTGACGTATACTGAAGGTACAATTTAATCGCTTTGCACTAGGGGTGTTCTTAGAAGAACTGAGATAGGTTTGTACAACCTGATCCCTTTGAACCTGTAAGTTCAGACTTGCGTAGGAAAGTGCCTTTCTCTATTAAACCAACACCACTTTTCTATGCATTCGTGCATCCAAAAGTGGTTTTTTTGATTTTAAGGGAGGTTTTTTTGCATGTCAAAGACACTGTTAGACCAGATAAAACAAGCTAACCCGATTATCACCAACGTTGCCAACAGCGTCACGGTCGATCAAGTCGCCAACGTTCAAAATATAATCGGTGCATCTCCAATCATGTCTAGTGATCCTGAAGAGGCCCCAGAAATGGTCGCTATTGCGCAGGCACTCAGCATCAATATTGGGACACTATCCGCTGAACCCATTCACCAAATGAAGACTTTAATGGCTGAAGCTTATCGCCAAGCTAAACCAGTCGTCATCGATCCGGTCGCAGTCGGTTCAATTCATTATCGTCAGAAAATTATCGATGAACTCTTAGCATTGGGAACACCCCAAATTATCCGCGGAAATGCGGGCGAAATTGCTTATCTAGCTGGTTTAGACTGGCAAGCTAATGGTATTGATGCAGGCAATGGCGAAATTGATCTCGTAAAAGTTGCTCGAACAGCGGCTAAAAAACAGCAAACAACCATTTTACTTTCAGGTCCAACCGATATCATCACTGATGGTCAACACACGACCAAAGTCGCCAATGGCACGCCACTTTTCCAAGTCCACGTCGGCTCTGGCGATATGCTAACTGGTCTTTGCGCTGCATTTGTCGCCGTTAGTCCTGACAATCCCTATCAAGCGGCCATCGACGCGGCAACGACCTTTGCAGTCGCCGGTCAATTAGTCGCCGAAGCAATGCCAACGCCTTTACCTGGTTCTTTTTACCCACAACTATTAGACTGCTTGTTTAACATCACAGCAGCTGACGTTCAAACCCATGCACAAGTCACGGAGGTCTTAACTCATGAATAATTTCCCACAAGCCTTAACAATCGCCGGTTCAGATAGTGGTGGCGGTGCTGGTATGCAAGCCGACATTAAAACCATCCAAGAACGCGACGTCTTTGCCACCAACGTGGTCGTCGCAATTACGGCCCAAAATACAATTGGCGTTCAAGATAGCTTCCCGCTACCGCTCGAACTAGTCACCAAACAGTTTGAATCGCTCGCAGCCGATTTTAAGATCCGAGCCTGTAAAACAGGCATGCTCGCCGATGCTGAGCACGTCGCCGTCGTTGCCCAAAACCTCCGGCGCTTCGACTTTGGCCCCTTAACACTCGATCCGGTTATGATTGCAAAAGGTGGTGCCTCTCTACTAGCTGACTCCGCCATTGACACCTTACGATCAGAACTCTTACCTTTGGCAACTGTCTTAACACCTAACCTACCAGAAGCAGAAGTTTTAACTGGTCAAAAAATTCAAACAACTGCCGATTTTAAAACCGCCGCAACGCAACTACAAAAAATGGGCGCTAAAAATATCATCATTAAAGGTGGCCATCTCGATAATAGTGACCAAGCCTGTGATTACGTTCTCTACGCAGATGGTAGTGACGACTGGTTAAATACACCACGGATTGCGACCGTTCGCACCCACGGCACTGGTGACACCTTCTCGGCTTGTTTAACCGCCGAACTTGCTAAAAAAGTCCCACTCAAAAAAGCCATTCAGATTAGTAAAGCCTTCATTCAAGCTGCCATTGCTAACCCAATTGCGGTCGGCCACGGTCACGGCCCTACAAATCATTGGGCTTATCAGGAGGTTGAACATGACTAATATTGCCCAGGAAATACTCCAAACTTATTTAGTGGCTGGTACACAAGATACTGGTCGAGAAAACTTTTTACCTATACTTGACCAGGCTTTACAAGCTGGGATTACTTGCTTTCAATTCAGAGATAAGGGCCCAAATAGCTTACCAACTGACGCAATGCGGTCCGACTACGCCAAAAAGGCGCAAGCACTTTGTCGTACTTATCACGTGCCTTTTATTATCGATGATCGCTTAGAATTAGCTTTAGATTTGCAAGCAGACGGACTCCATGTTGGGCAATCTGATCAACCATGGCCTAAAATTGAAGTCGCCAAACAACACGGCCTAATTACCGGGCTATCCTGTCATACTGCTCAAGAAATCCTAAGCAGTCATCAACAACCGGCGCTCGATTATATTGGTGTGGGCCCCATCTTTCCGACGAATTCTAAGGAAGATGCCAAAACACCACTCGGTTTAGCACAACTAAAAACATTCACGCAACTCAGCCAGTTACCGGTTGTTGCAATTGGGGGCATTAGTTTAAAAAACTGCCAACAAGTTGCTGAGACCGGTGTTGCGGGGGCGGCCGTGATTTCTGCTATTACACAGGCTAAAAATATTCCCCAAGCAATCCAACTATTAAACCAACCTTGGCAGAGCTCAGAAGGGAATAATCATGAAAGTTAATCATAATCAATTCCTACTCTGGTTTGGGGCGGCTATTTCAATTGCGGAAATCATCACTGGGACACTCATTGCGCCCCTTGGTCTCGTCAAAGGCAGTCTAGCCATTATCATTGGTCACCTGATTGGTGCCTTTTTATTGCTATTACCGGCTAGTTTTCTCGGTGGCACGCGTCATCAAAACGCGATTGAGTTAACAGCCCCAATTTACGGTAAAATCGGTTTTATCCTCTTTGCGATTTTAAACGTCATTCAATTAATTGGGTGGACTGGCATCATGATTGCTAATGCCGCCCAAGCCATGCAGCAACTCAAGCTGACTCACCTCAGTTATCTGATGAATGCCATTATCGTGGCTGGCTTAATTATTTTCTGGTTGGCAATTAAAACGCAATTCTTTTTCAAGCTAAATAACTCCATCGTATTACTCTTAGTGGTTGCTTGCCTGGGCCTTTTTTGGCAACTCAGTCAATTTGCTGGTCACGCCACTCATCTGAGTGCCAATCCACTGAGCTTTGGGGCCGCCATCGAGCTCAGTATTGCGATGGCCCTTTCTTGGTTACCATTAATTGCGGATTATACCAAGGATTCAAAAAAGCCACTAGCACTCTCTTTATGGAGTACTAGCGGCTACTTTCTTGGTAGTCTAATGATGTTTTTCTTAGGCTTTTTAACCGTTATTACGACTGGCTATACTGATTTTAATCAGTTTCTAGCAACTAGTCGCTTTGGCTTTTTAATTTTATTTATCATCATCTTCTCGACCATTACGACGACCTTTTTGGATGCCTATTCTGCTGGCGTTAATCTCAAAAACCTGTTCCCTAAAATCCGTTATTCAGAAAATGGCTTAGGGATCGTCGTCACATTGATTGGGTTGGGCTTAATCGCTAATCAACAACTCTTCAAATATGAACTCTTTCTCACACTCATTAGCGCAGCCTTCACACCACTCTACACGATTGTCTTCTTCAATTACTTCTACCGTCGATTGCCAATCGCCGTCAACTTTAGTGGTTGGCTTTTAGGAGCAATTGCTTATTATGGCTTGCAGCGCTTTGATTTCCCACTGGGAACAACCATCTTTTTGATGATCTGCCTCTGGTTAATTTTATTCTGTATCGCTCAAGTTGTAGGTCATCGGAAAACTAGTCATTAGCGATTTCTGCAAAATACTGTTCTTTTTCGCGGGCCCAATAATCCTCTTCGGCTTGATCAATTGGTCGTAATACACGGCAGGGATTCCCGCCTGCGATAACATTATCCGGAATATCTTTCGTGACCACTGAGCCGGAACCAATCACGACATTGTTGCCAATTGTCACACCCGGATTAACGACCGTATTGCCGCCCAGCCAGACATCGTTGCCAATTGTGATTGGTTTGCCATATTCTAAGTCATCACGACGGCCCTGTGCTGAGATTGGGTGCCCGGCGGTGTATAGACCAACTCGGGGACCAAAGAAAACATTATCACCGATTGTGACTGGCGCGACATCAATAATAATACAATCATAGTTCATATAAACGCGCTGACCGATTGTCGTCTGACACCCATAATCCGTGCGAAACGGTGGTTCAATATATAAATCGGCGCCACTTTGAGCGAATAATTGGTGCGTCAATTCGCGGCGGTAAGCCTGTTGTTCTTCCGTAGTTTGGTTAAAAAGACGCGTTAAAACACGGGCCCGTTTCATATCTGCCCGTAGTTCCGCATCATTTGCACGGTAAATCTGACCGTTAACCATTCGTTCTTTTTCTGTCATTCAAAATCCCCCATTTCCAATGAAAGAGGCCGGGACAAAAGTAATTTTGTCTCCGGCCTCTTTTTGATTTCCAAACTTTGACACTCGACATTAATGCGCAAAGCCAAACCGTTTCAAACGCACTTTTCTTAATCGTGTTTTTTGAAACTGTCTTCTGCGCTTAGCGTCACTCGTTAAACAACTGCTTCCAGCAGTTATTCACCGAGCTGTGCTAATGCTCAAAGCCAAACCGTTTCAAACGCACTTTTTTTAATCGTGTTTTTTGAAACTGTCTTCTGCGCTTAGCGTCACTCGTTAAACAACTGCTTCCAGCAGTTATTCACCGAGCTGTGCTAATGCTCAAAGCCAAACCGTTTCAAACGCACTTTTTTAATTTACCAAATTGTGACGCGTTTATCCGGTGCTAAATACATCTTGTCTGCTGATTGAACATCAAAAGTAGTGTAGAAATCCGCTAGATTTTGAACTTGGACGTTCGCCCGAAAGGCATTTGGTGCGTGGACATCGATATTTAATAGTAATTGTTGATATTGTTGTGTGGCTTTCATCCGCCAAATTGTTGCCCAGTTAACGAAGAAGGCTTCCAAATCAACATCATCTTCACCTTTAGCCGCTTCTAGCGCACAGCTTAAGCCACCAG from Latilactobacillus sakei subsp. sakei DSM 20017 = JCM 1157 harbors:
- a CDS encoding hydroxymethylpyrimidine transporter CytX; amino-acid sequence: MKVNHNQFLLWFGAAISIAEIITGTLIAPLGLVKGSLAIIIGHLIGAFLLLLPASFLGGTRHQNAIELTAPIYGKIGFILFAILNVIQLIGWTGIMIANAAQAMQQLKLTHLSYLMNAIIVAGLIIFWLAIKTQFFFKLNNSIVLLLVVACLGLFWQLSQFAGHATHLSANPLSFGAAIELSIAMALSWLPLIADYTKDSKKPLALSLWSTSGYFLGSLMMFFLGFLTVITTGYTDFNQFLATSRFGFLILFIIIFSTITTTFLDAYSAGVNLKNLFPKIRYSENGLGIVVTLIGLGLIANQQLFKYELFLTLISAAFTPLYTIVFFNYFYRRLPIAVNFSGWLLGAIAYYGLQRFDFPLGTTIFLMICLWLILFCIAQVVGHRKTSH
- the thiD gene encoding bifunctional hydroxymethylpyrimidine kinase/phosphomethylpyrimidine kinase, translating into MNNFPQALTIAGSDSGGGAGMQADIKTIQERDVFATNVVVAITAQNTIGVQDSFPLPLELVTKQFESLAADFKIRACKTGMLADAEHVAVVAQNLRRFDFGPLTLDPVMIAKGGASLLADSAIDTLRSELLPLATVLTPNLPEAEVLTGQKIQTTADFKTAATQLQKMGAKNIIIKGGHLDNSDQACDYVLYADGSDDWLNTPRIATVRTHGTGDTFSACLTAELAKKVPLKKAIQISKAFIQAAIANPIAVGHGHGPTNHWAYQEVEHD
- a CDS encoding VanZ family protein; amino-acid sequence: MLYLDNIITAATVFPFVAIALTIPVLIYHYRRFGALTFWRSLVIYSFIFYLLAAYCLIILPLPPKSVVAHLTTPRYNLVPFTFVREFINTTHWVWNQPATYLATLKQAATIQPLFNIVLTIPFGVYLRYFFRTSFKQTLLLSFGLTLFFELTQLSGLYGIYPRPYRLFDVDDLLLNTSGGLIGFGLAPLLTYFLPTRDALDQAAYINGQKVGYLRRLLALGIDYCLLTLIGIIVTAIWRLLKLPTFGNDVFYYCLENGLYFVLLPVLWRGQTPGKALLRLKITAENAIAWRIFSRQFLLFFIILPSFQLWRITIDALVASGQTHLDIYLLLGGLAALPPVLFTGNFLLSWLFKKPQLFYEKLTKTQEMSLVQPQGEHPLKNN
- a CDS encoding sugar O-acetyltransferase, which produces MTEKERMVNGQIYRANDAELRADMKRARVLTRLFNQTTEEQQAYRRELTHQLFAQSGADLYIEPPFRTDYGCQTTIGQRVYMNYDCIIIDVAPVTIGDNVFFGPRVGLYTAGHPISAQGRRDDLEYGKPITIGNDVWLGGNTVVNPGVTIGNNVVIGSGSVVTKDIPDNVIAGGNPCRVLRPIDQAEEDYWAREKEQYFAEIAND
- the thiE gene encoding thiamine phosphate synthase — encoded protein: MTNIAQEILQTYLVAGTQDTGRENFLPILDQALQAGITCFQFRDKGPNSLPTDAMRSDYAKKAQALCRTYHVPFIIDDRLELALDLQADGLHVGQSDQPWPKIEVAKQHGLITGLSCHTAQEILSSHQQPALDYIGVGPIFPTNSKEDAKTPLGLAQLKTFTQLSQLPVVAIGGISLKNCQQVAETGVAGAAVISAITQAKNIPQAIQLLNQPWQSSEGNNHES
- the thiM gene encoding hydroxyethylthiazole kinase; protein product: MSKTLLDQIKQANPIITNVANSVTVDQVANVQNIIGASPIMSSDPEEAPEMVAIAQALSINIGTLSAEPIHQMKTLMAEAYRQAKPVVIDPVAVGSIHYRQKIIDELLALGTPQIIRGNAGEIAYLAGLDWQANGIDAGNGEIDLVKVARTAAKKQQTTILLSGPTDIITDGQHTTKVANGTPLFQVHVGSGDMLTGLCAAFVAVSPDNPYQAAIDAATTFAVAGQLVAEAMPTPLPGSFYPQLLDCLFNITAADVQTHAQVTEVLTHE
- a CDS encoding DUF1002 domain-containing protein; amino-acid sequence: MFNKLKYILPIVMTAILGLSAHSVFADSNTWDKPVATLGTSLSSTQKSETLSTLQNAANITDSDELTVTGSTLVKYLDQNQQTFNANSNVYSSALIQKNNSNTGINVKIVDFNGSNNITTITANQYKNAALTAGVTNATIYVTSAVPIDGSGALAGVYAAFAENGETLNQSQVTAAQDEMSTLSDITQANKGTDGYTDSQLNNAVTGAKKDMANKGDNLTVNQITNIVNNQLEQNNLTTIINNNQKTQIINLLVKIQDSGALKSDDFKNQAGKLMDNIQSNAKNVFDKLNTESNRNFIQKLFDSIGNFFKNLFG